The segment gcaaggaatttttctggtagacttagtccttcaaagcaatgcaaggacctaaaaaattcccaatggacttttgaggcaaaacgccttccacatgcagagaaagaactatggaattggactgcagaatgaagcagaccattttcttttgtgttatgttttgttttgttttatggtttctcctattcattttaattcttctgttcaacatgactatggtgaaattgtatttaataggaatatatgtgtacactatctcagggagggagggaaaaacagtctaagatatatggaagtgattatagaacactgagaacaaataaaataattattaaaaaaaagaaatagaatgatagGTCAGTGGAATTGACTAGGTACAAAATAGACAGTAGCAAATGATCACTGTAaccctagtgtttgataaacccagtgATCCAAGCTTTTAGGGTAAGAACTCACCACttgacaaaaattgatgggaaaaattggaaagcagtttggcagaaagtaggcataagtcaacatctcacaccatatgccaGAATAATGTCAAAACTGGTAAATGATTTAGACAGTAAAAGGGTGGTATAAATAAATTAGGTGAACAtgaaaaaatgtacctgtcagatctctggatatggaaagaatttatgaccaaacaagagataaagaacatcacaggaattaaaatggataattttgatcacataaaattaaaaatttttttgcacGAACAGAACTAATGCAGCCATTATTCGAAGGAAAACAataaactgggggggggggatttacaatacatttctctgataaaggcctcatttctcaaatatatagccaaatttattaaaaatatcctGAGCTGAGATATGGTCAAAGATACAAACAagacagtttttagaagaaaacaaagctatcaatagtcacatggaaaaatgctttaaatcaccatatagtagagaaattcaaattaaaacaactctgacataccacctcacacctgtcagactggctaacatgacataaaaggaaaatgatgtgggagaggatgtggaaaattgggacactaatgcacttttggtagagttgtgaagtggtccagccattctggagaacaatttggaactatgctcaaagggctataaaactatcacctttgacccagaaatactactactaggtctgtaatccagagagatcaaaaaaataggggaaaggatctatttgtacaaaaatatttataacagctctttatAACAGCAGAGAATGGGAAATTAAGAGAATTTTCATcagttaaggaatggctgaacaaattgtggtatatgattatgatggaatactattgtgctataagaaatgacaagcgggatggcttcagaaaaacctggcaagacttacaagaactgatgcatagtgaagtgagtagaaccaggagaacattatccgcagtaacaataatattgtaaggatgatcagctgtgaaagacttagctactctgatcaagacagtgatccaaggcaattccaaaggacccatgatgagaAATggtatccaccttcagagagaactgatgaactctaagtgcagattgaagcatacttttttgttttctttatttttcttgttttgtctgtGTGTGTTCTTTAGCAGTGAAGCTAACgtgtaaatatgttttgcatgacttcacatgtataatccatatcatattgcttgccttatGATGGATGggagaagggtgggagggagtttggaactcaattttttttttaaatgaatgtttaaaagaatttacatgtaattgggaaatacttaacaaaataaatttttaaaaaacatttttaaaatgggggggTGCTAAGGGAACCTCTCTCCTAtaccctccttccccccacttcccaactctcctccccaccccctggaAAAATCGATCAAGGCCAGcaactgcttttgcctttctttgtatccccagagcttatcaCAATTCCTAACACATAAAAAGTacacaataaatttttattgactgatcaTCTGATTGATTGGTATAATCTTAAAATACAgatagagttttttaaaaaaagcttatcCTCAGATGTTCTCACCAGTCCCGACGGCTTTCTAGATTCCACGTTTTTGCTTATCCCCCAACCCTCTCCCCAAACCACCAAAACAAATTAGTAAAATTATTCTAAATCATGTTATCAAACCATTGCTTTCCTACCTCTCCGCaccttaaattctttttttcttttattctcttctgttGGCACAAGAACAACATGCCCCGCTCCAGACATGCTGTCTGGctcattcttttgatatttctctacttaaaatttcatttataaatgtaCTTTTTGGAGCTCTCAACAGCCTTTGAACATGTTATTACAAATGGGGCTGAGTTCCCAGCTGGGCCACAGAAGCCTACCCAgcccacagttttttttttccatttcatactgtttacttttttttgaaaaactatgtaataaatactagacattgttttcaaagctgcacTGCTTTTCTGAGTATTCCTGATACTCAGAATGACTTCGTTGTTTatagttgttcttaaaacattgccattactgtgtacaacattctcttgctgtttatttcactctccattatttcatacaagtctttccatgttttttctaaaatcaaccaactcaccatttttatagcacagcagtattccatctaGCCCATAACGTTGACAAACTATATAGTTAGCTCCCTGATAACCTCAACTGAAAACCTCTCTGCCaatttctccttccccccaaaaaagcttaTAATTTTAAAGCACAATTCCATTTCCTTATTCCCTTCACCTTTCTCATACTATACTAGCACTGGAAGTGGTTTCCTTTTACTCTATGAAGAGATTCccattttctcagtaaaaatACCAGCATTTCAGGTTTTGCTTTGAAACAGggacttccattttctttcatgtcAGATTTTTGAGACACtgattgtgtgttcatccttcatttttgaagaggaccatgacatcacagacatgatgacatgacttgcacttgactttgttttgagtgagggagggctgtgcaaggtcaccagcttcactttttcctcctgagccctctgtatccagtgaccagatgttcatcagaatgcactgggagaccttggccttttaggctaaggccttttcaggtactctaACACTTAAAGTGAGGTACAGTCAGGAAGTAAGcaagaagaatgagcaaacagcaacaaaaagaatCATCATAAAAAGCTGCTCTAGTGACAGGGATGATGGAGACACTGTGGTACAGTGCAATGAACACCAAACTTGGAGTTAGAGACCTAGGTTGGAGTCCTAGGTCCAGCACTAGAAGATCTTCAACTCAATCCACCTGTCAGAACCTTAGCCTTCTAACTAAGCAGAGCACAGTGTTAGttgccaatttaaaaaaaaattctccagcTACATGTATAGTCTCCCTGCCAGACCCTTCCTTTTCAAAATATCTGATGAAATGTTTGCAAAAAAGGCAAGGTCGGTGGCTTTCGCAGCCTGTTCGGCTGTATTTCTCAGGGCTCCAGTGAATCCCCAAACTGTCCCCATAGGTGTGTAGATTAGTTTTTAAAAGGAGATGTTCTCTTGATTTTCCCTCAGGTCACTGGAGACAGTCCCAGTTTTACCTCTTAACATCAGAAGTGCCTAAGAAGTACTTGTGATTGGTTGGGTGAGATCTGGCCTTGCCAAAGAAGAAGATGCCCCAAGGTTAGGGTACCCTCTGTGTCCTTGCAGCCAGCAGAAAACCCAGTCTGCTCGCCTTATTCCCCAACTCTGTATCTGCTGTAGAGGTTTGAAATTTCTTTCCACTCTGCTGTTCTcaatatataaaaaacaaaaccaaaacactgAATGTGTCCCCAGCCATTCCTGCTATTACAAAGGGAATGGCTGTTCTCCCACTAGTGCAGGAAGAGACTTAACGGGATAAAATGGGCCGTATTTATCTTTTCCTTATCTTCCTGTAGGAgccagaaataagaaaaagaacagaaagggagaaggatcTGGAGCTTCCCTGAGGAAGCCATCTCCAGATCTTCAAACCAAGCAGAAGGAAGTGAAACCTGACAGGCCCATGGAGCTGCCATGGCTCTGGCCGTGTCTCCAGAAGGACACTGGGGCATTGCCACCTGCTCAGACTGTGGCTGGACATTCTGAAAACCCTCAATCGTAGCACTCCACCAGCATACTCACAATCATAAACGTCCTGACCCCTGTCCTGACTGTGGGTGCTGCTTTACCAATTCTGCTCAGTTGATCAGCCACTGGTGAAGGCATTCTGGAGTGTGTCCTAATGCCTGTGTCTGACTGCACACATTTAGAATCCAGGCATCCTGATCACTACTGGCATGTTCACTCTGGGAATCACCCATGTGCTTGTGCACAGTGTGGGGTTTGATTCTGTCATCAAGAGAACCTCACTGGACACCAGCTTCtccacactggggagaaaccGTCCATTGCCCTGACTGTGGGCACCACTTTCAGCAGAGTGAGTCCCTGGCTATCCACCAGCACCCTCATACCAGGGAATGGCCATATCCCTACCCTGAATGTGAAAAGCGCTTTTTTGGACAGTTCATCCTTAGCCTAACACCAACAGATCTATCAAACTGCCCAAAAGAATCCTGTTGGGCCTTTGTCAGCAGGACTGGGGCCAAGGTTTTTTGACTCAGATCCCCCATAGGCTTTTAAGTGCTACCCAGACAGCATCCATGAATGTGGATGACCTTGACTGAAAAGACAGGAGGAAAACTGTCAAGGGAGTGAGGTGCAGAGCCAGACTCTGAAGGGGAGGCATTGAGGCCTTGAGACCCATCATGTCTCTGactgtatgtgcatgtgtgtacaaaAATTCAAGTTGCTTAAACCCATGAAGAAGAAGCCAAATAAAGTGTCCTGGCTTCAACCAAGTAGCCTTTCATTTGGGGGCTTAATGCAGTGACTACTGTATTATGATGCATTACTCAGTAACAGTCTAAAATTGAAATcagaatcaacaaacattgaCAGAGAGTCTACTAAATGCTGTAAGCGTGAAGTACTACTTAAATGTAAGTTATTGTTACAAATTAGTAAGGATGAAAGTTGGATAGGAAGAAGTAAAAGATGTGATCGTTGATCATATGATCCATTCATGGATCTTACACTCGTTAGGTCACAAATATGTGGAAGGTGAAAACAATGCAATAACTAAATAAGGAATTTCAGAAAGCAATTCTGTGCTTAATTGCCTATGGAAAAATAAACCCTTACTTCAGAGAAAGGAGTCATTACTGTGGACTTACGTGTGATGGGAAGGCGTCATCCAACTGCAATGAACTGCTCTTGGAAGAATGGGAAGGACCTGAATAAGtaaaaagaagagagatgaggaaaacacCTCAACGGACGTAAGAAAGTGTGTGCTGTTTAGGGGACCTTGACTAcaggaatcagaggacttggttcaaatcttgcctctaaccctaaatcctgtGTGGCctgtcctcctcctttcctcatgTGAAAACGAGACAGGTGGACCAAATGCCTCTGAGTGcctttctagctctacatctattATGCCATGAATTGAGACCAGGTTGGCTGGGGATAAAAGGCTCCTTTAAGAGTATAgtgagaaataaaaatggaaaggtaggggctgaaggaccttgaatgccaggctaaggctTTTAGATTTCCTTCGGTAGGCAAGGGAAAGCCATTAAGGTTTCTGTGCAGGGTAATATAAGGGGAAGGCTTCAAAATGGAATTTCTGTAAGTTTATCTCGGTCAGGGTGATTAAAGAGGGACTGGAGCAGAGACAAAAGGTCAGGTAGACCAGTTAGGGGTTAAGTCCAGATGGGAGCTGATAAGACAGATTGGAATAGAtgtggaaaagagataaaagagtgTAAAAAAGAGGTGCTGCTGTCCTGCTGTCATTCCTTACACTCAAAACCTCCAGCATCCAGATCTCCATCACTTCCACCATACACATAGTATCAGGGTTTTGGTTGAGAATGAATTCAGTTTTCAGTTAGTTTACTTAACCTgtcagtctcaattttctcatctctgaagggaagggaataaacatttacatacacctactacatgccaggcaccatgttaagtacttcacaaatattctctcatttaatttataaaataggaatgatgcTTTGAGTAGCTGTAAGGCTCCAGAGAGCTAATGGATAGAAATTGCTTTTTGGGCTTTAagggactatataaatgtcataGAATAATTTGGTATGACCTGAAAGGATTAAATGACACCAAAGCTAGCAAAGTAGAAATCGAAGGGCACTCTGAAAAGCTGGCACCTACAaactcctccccacccaccctcttcTCTGACATTTCTCTGACATTTCTCTCAGCACACAAAGGGTGAAATGATTCCAAACATCCCCCCAGCCTAAGTCAAAGtcacaaaaagggaaatgaactgtgagagacagcaaaagttGTTTCCACAGTAAGTTATTGTTAATTGGTGAAGTCATTGAGAGTAAGTCAGATAATatgaaggccagcagactgcaggtggactcaaccaatcaaaagacagacagtggccttcagaaaattacagtTTTTGATAAAGGGACCAAATCTACAGCTAGCTGGAACTAGTCAAGAAAAATGACCTGAAGTTACCTGGAGAAGGCTTGTCTTCACTGCAtttgcttaatgaacctcatgcaGATAAACAGACACACCtcacataaaattatccctccattttctgatcatgggtcctattttagagcatgtttgggagggggaatCACACTAAGGGGAGGAGTTACATAAGAGACATGTAGAAAggatggtgacctaatggagaatgctgctttggccaaagtgtccaattcctctgaactctgcggtaataaattttccttgataccttattaATGTCAAGTGTGTTTCGAACATAAACCATCATCATTTAATGTCCAAGTCCTACCAAGATAACAAGCTAATTGGCGGATGAAGGCTGGAGTTCTGTGAGTAAGTGGAATGGTCGCTGGAAGTGTTGAAGTTGGGCACTTCCCCCATGAACTGCTGTCCATGCTCTCTCTCCATAACgtctttcttgtttccttctctgtcatcttTTGGAATGTTTCTTATAAAGAAGGCAATTCTCTTTTTAATTGCCCTGCTGTAGCTGGACATTTCCCTTACGTTAAAAATAACCACAAGCAACTCCTCCCAAATCTGCAGTTTTCTATTCTttgcagaaaagaaaaaccatgCTGTTCTAAAAACAAGTTACTTTGTTTACTCTGCAGAGGCAACATTACAAAATAGATAGGGGCTGCCTCTGAATCACTAATCAGTTTGAGCTGAATGTCCCCGTAGACTTCTCAAACATAcacgtccaaaacagaattcatctttccccctaaaaccCACCCCACTTCCaaaatttcctatttctgtgaAGGACACCATCTTTTCAGTCATCCTCCCCCCCTCTGCATACCCAATGGATTGCCAAGTCTTTCCCATCTCACCTCTACAAAATCTCCTGCACAGATCCTTATGACCTCTCACCTGAATTACTgccatagcctcctaattggactCCCTGACTCCAGTCTTCCTCTTTTCTAATCTATCCTTCCCACAGcctccaaagtgatattcctaaactGCAAGTCAGACTGTGCCATTTTGTTCTCAAAAAGCTTCAATGTCACCCTACTGACTCTAGAAGAAAGATCATTTTTTGTCTCCAGCCTCACTGTCCCGACTGGTTTTATGTCATTCCCCTTCGTGCATTCCAAGGTCCAGAAAAAATGACTTTCTTCTTTGCTGTTCCCTACAGTAATCCATCTCTATGACTTTGCACAGGTGTCCCCTGTGACAGGAATAAACTgattcctcacctctgccttttggaCTTTCAAGCCTTCTTCAACGCTCACCTGAAGTCCCACTTCCTTCTGGAGGTGCGTCCtgttttcctcccctctcccgaAGCTAAcagctccccaccccccaaattgcCTTGTATTGATTTTGCAAGGCGGCCAGGTGGCGCAGTCCGTACGGGGCCGGCCCGCGGTAGGAGACAGCTCCCTGAGTACCCAGGTGAGCTCAGACTACACtggctagctgtgtggccctaggcaggTAGCTTCGCCCTGTCTGCCTCCGTTCTCTCAATGAGctgctgaaggaaatggcaaatcgctcctGCATctcggccaagaaaaccccaaacgggtcCGCAGGGTGGGACGCAACTAAAAGCACAAGTCACCAAACTCCCTTCGTGCGCTTTGCACGAACCCCTGAGCGCAGAGGCAGCTTCATTTCGGTGTTGGTAAGGCTGGCGGCGGAGCCCGAGCCTGCCCGAGGTGGGCGCAGAACAGGCCTGCGGCTCCCAGACAAGGCTGATTGGGATACTTTGTAGCCTAACAACAGTGAGGGGGACGCCCTGCTACCTGAGGACCCTCTGGCTTTTCTGGTGCCTCCAGCCCTGGTCTCCTTGGGAGCCACCCAGACGCCTCTGATCGGGTTTTTTCGCGTTGCCACTTCCGGTCCCCTCGGCTTCCCCCGCTCCCGAGTGGGCCGGGCCGGGCAGAGCTCGAGGCGTGGGCGGGGCTGCTCTCGGGAGCCCGGGCCCGAGAAACATCCCGGGTGTCCCCGGGTGCGCGGGGGAGGTGCCACGCACGATGAGCAGGGCCGGGTCCGGGCCCGGGGGCCCCGTGAGCTTCGCCGATGTGGCCGTGTACTTCTCCCCGGAGGAGTGGGGCCGGCTGCGCCCGGCGCAGAGGGCCCTGTACAGGGACGTCATGCGGGAGATCTACGGCCACCTGGGCGCGCTGGGTGAGGGGCGCGGCCGCGcgtggtggggtggggtggggtggggggggacggGGGGGGTATCACCCATCAGACTCGAACCCTGTTCTCCTTCCAGGTTTCCCAGGCCCCAAACCCGCCCTCATCTCTTGGATAGAACAAGAGCCAGAGGTCTGGGGTCCGGATGCTCGGGACCCCgaggaggaaagggagacccCGAGGAAAGACTGCACAGGTGAGAATGGAGACCATGCACCGCTCCCTTCCACCCCGGGACTGGAACTGGCCCAGACCCAGAGGAAGCGCGTGCTGAGCCCACCCCTCCTCTGGCAAGGGCCCCTTGTGCCAGCTGTCTGTCCAGGTCAAGTTCGTCTTCCAGAGTGCAGACCTCCTGGCTGGCTCTGACACTTGTTTCCTTTTTACAGTTTGTTCCAGCCCTAGACAGCAATGGGGCATCTCCTCTTACCCTACGTTAACTTGGGGTATCCTCTGAACAGCCACAGCATCTACTCTATAGGCCTAGGGCTGGCAGCACCGTATTGGctactcatttttattatttcaaacaAATAACAGTAATAAGTTTATTCCGCCTGACcctgttatttcattggtgaATCAGACTACGTCTACCAGTGGAGCTCAGTATCTGCACTGCAATTTATAGAATAAATTAGGCTATGTTAAGTGACATGATCAGGGGCATGTAGGCAAGTATGTGTCAGTATGGATCCTGAACCAGATCTGTTTGACTAAaggccagccctctatctacAAACCATGGTAACTAATAATTATATCAGACACTTGTATATCACTAAAGCACTTTGGCACAcaccatctcatttgagcctcatgacaGATCATAAGAGCATAGAGatttggagcaggaagagaccttagaaatcatctcgtCCAACAACTTCATATTACAGATAGAGCCCAAAGAGATTTAGGCCACACTGTTATTGAATGGCAGGAAGTAGAATTTGAGTCTAGATCTTCTGACCCCagaaccaatttttttttcattgtaccacactgcctggGAGGAAGGTATTACCAGCATTGTTATTCACATTTAAGTCCCTGGTTTATCAGTATTAAGTCAGGTTATTAGGCTTAGTTGTTCTCTCTCCAGCTGCAGTTCTCATGAATCTCTAGCTCTATCTTCATAAAGACAATGCAAGTTTAAAACATCAAAAGGACAGTCTCTAGCTTCTCCCTAAGGGTCAactcttccttccctttgtcCTTTATCACCTCCTTTGAACCTATGGTAGCTAGGCTTAGTGGTAGCATCTTGGTCTTGATTAGAAATGGCCACTGAAGGGTGAGGCAGTTTCTTATGTCTCTCTGGACATTATCAAGCCAGAACTGACCCTTGCTAATGAGGATGGTCTTTGAATGTCCTAGGAATAGGGCAAAGGGTTAGCTTCGAGAGCTTGGAAAATCTCCTTCAATGAAACTGCTGGTGGTTTGGGAAATCATGGCAGCTTCTCTGGGATTATTTATTTAGGTATTCCTTCTAATTCCAGTGGGAGGAGTGTGCCACCCCCATAACTGTATTAGGATAGGATAGAAAGTGCCTAATTTTTAGTTTAAAATTCTCTTCACCTCTCAGCAGCATCTGaaaaacagaacaagaaaaagagGTGGAGAGAAGGGACTGAAGAGTCCATAAAGGAGGTTTTGCCAACTGAGGTACCACATGCCTTCCACCAGGATGATAGAAGCACACTCCACCAGTGCATCTCCAGTCTGAAGAGGCCCTACCCTTGTCCTGAATGTGGACgccattttgcatttccttctctactggaCAGTCACCTGCGTGTGCACTCTGGGGAACATCCTTTTGTCTGTGCACAATGTGGGGCACAATTTTCACAATGGAAAAACCTCATCCAACACCAGCTCATCCATACAGGGGAGAAGCCCTTTCTGTGCCCAGATTATGGGCACTGTTTCCAGCAAAATGCATCCCTGGCCATCCACCAGCGCACACACACAGGTGAAAAGCCCTACTCTTGTCCTGACTGTGGGCGCTGCTTTGCCTATCCCTCCTTGCTCATGAGCCACCTACGGGTACATACAGGGGAACGACCCTATATCTGCACTCATTGTGGAGCAAGATTTTCCCAAAGGAATAACCTTGTCCAGCACCAGCTCCTCCACACAGGTGAGAAGCCCTATTCCTGTCCTGACTGTGGACGATGTTTCCGCCAGAGTGGTTCCCTGGCAATCCATCGTCGGGCACACACAGGTGATAAACCATACCCCTGTTCTGACTGTGAGCGCCGATTTGCTTATCCCTCCCTCTTGGTGATCCACCAGCGAACCCACACAGGTGAGAAACCATACTCCTGTCCTGACTGTGGGCGCTGCTTTGCCTATCCCTCCCTACTGGTCAGCCACCAGCATGTACACTCTGGTGAACGTCCTTACCCCTGTGTGCAGTGTGGGGCGAGGTTTGCCCGCCGGGAGAATCTTGTCCAGCACCAACTCATCCACACGGGTGAGAAACCGTATTCCTGCCCTGACTGCGGGCACTGCTTTCGGCAGAGTGGCTCCCTGGCCATCCATCGACGTAAACACACAGGGGAGAAACCCTACCCTTGTCCTGAATGTGGGGTCTGTTTCACCTATTCCTCTCTATTGGTCAGCCACCGGCGAATTCATTCTGATGAGCGTCCCTTCCCCTGCACTGAGTGTGGGAAGGGTTTTAAGCGAAAGTATGCTCTTGAAGCACACCAGTGGGTTCACCGGTCTGGCACTGAGAAGAGGCAGAGTGGAAGAGCTGCTGTACAGCCCCTTCACCAGGCTTCTGTGAATGGGGTTCAGGAGCCCCCAGTGTACTTCCGGTACTACCCAGATATATTCCAGGAGTGTGGGTGATCAAGTCTTTGGGAAGGGAAACATGAGAGCTTGCAGATCAGGTGGTGCCAGTCTTCCTCCAGAAAGTCTGTGGCatctccaaaagaaagaaaagacaagaaacaattgaggcagctaggtggcgcagtgagtggagcaccagccctgaagtcaggaggacctgagttcaaatgtgacctcagacacttgacacttactagctgtgtgaccttgggcaagtcacttaaccccaattgccttctcttgccccctccaaaaaaaaaccaaaaacgtCTAAGGCATGTCCATGTGGCTGTTCCACAGAAGTGGATGATGAAAAGATGTTAGAGGGTCTCTGTGAAAAGATAAGTTCTGGAATAACTGCCAGGATTAAGGAAAccataagagaaataaaagaattgaCCAGTACCTGTGGCTGAGGTTGAAGTTCAATGTTATGAATCTGAAAATCTAGTAGCTCTGCCATGCTAAGGATAAGACTCCACCACTTCTTGTAATGCATATTCAGCACTGACTGATGAGGTAACCAGTCCTGGACCCTATTTTATGGTGCATTTTTCCCCAGTTGGGCCTTTCCCTTATAGAAGGGTGGTTTGCCTCCCAGATGCAAGGTACCCTTGTGTACTCCATTACCTGTGGGTAAATGAGATGTGCCCCAACTGTTACAGTCACCttccatacacatatacacaaacacacaaacagtCCTGAACCTTAAGGAGTTAACTATTTCATTGAGACTTTTTGtctttactgttattttctgttccccctcccctccaaattGAACCCTCCCTCATGACAAAGAAAATGGAGCAAAAACATCTTGCTCCAGAGATCACACCTGACAGTATATAGCGTTCTGAGGGCACTTGTGTTCTGCTAGAGAAAACAACCTGTGCACACATAAATCTATACAAAGTACATGCAGGGCAAATGCAAAGTAACTTCGGGGGAGGGCAGAGCAGGAGGTGGGAAGATCAGAAGAGGTCTCCTTTGGGAGGGGGCACCTAATCTGAGCCATGAAGGGAGCTAGGGGAGTTCTGTAAGGTGTAGGTCGATGAGAACGAGAAGCATTaacaggaagaggggagagagccTGTCCAAAGTCACCAAGATGAGAAATGAGATACCATACATAGGGAACAGCATACAGACCAGCTTGTTCATCAGGCAGACTATACCAGGGGCAATGCTGTGAGATCAGCTCAGTTTGGCAGGCTAGAACCTGATGATGAAGGATCTTTAACTCCAAGCTAAAGggttcatattttctccttgagtcaATAGATACAAGCCATCAAGCAGAGGGGTGGCATAGTctgacctgcattttaggaacaTCATTTTAGCAGCCAAGGGgaaagatggattagagagggaagagacttgaggcaaagaaaCCAGTTAAGAAGCTATTACATAGTTACAGGCAAGAGATAAGGAGGGTTTAAATTTAGGGCAGTGGGTGTGTGAG is part of the Notamacropus eugenii isolate mMacEug1 chromosome 3, mMacEug1.pri_v2, whole genome shotgun sequence genome and harbors:
- the LOC140497048 gene encoding uncharacterized protein isoform X1; translated protein: MSRAGSGPGGPVSFADVAVYFSPEEWGRLRPAQRALYRDVMREIYGHLGALGFPGPKPALISWIEQEPEVWGPDARDPEEERETPRKDCTAASEKQNKKKRWREGTEESIKEVLPTEVPHAFHQDDRSTLHQCISSLKRPYPCPECGRHFAFPSLLDSHLRVHSGEHPFVCAQCGAQFSQWKNLIQHQLIHTGEKPFLCPDYGHCFQQNASLAIHQRTHTGEKPYSCPDCGRCFAYPSLLMSHLRVHTGERPYICTHCGARFSQRNNLVQHQLLHTGEKPYSCPDCGRCFRQSGSLAIHRRAHTGDKPYPCSDCERRFAYPSLLVIHQRTHTGEKPYSCPDCGRCFAYPSLLVSHQHVHSGERPYPCVQCGARFARRENLVQHQLIHTGEKPYSCPDCGHCFRQSGSLAIHRRKHTGEKPYPCPECGVCFTYSSLLVSHRRIHSDERPFPCTECGKGFKRKYALEAHQWVHRSGTEKRQSGRAAVQPLHQASVNGVQEPPVYFRYYPDIFQECG
- the LOC140497048 gene encoding uncharacterized protein isoform X2, which encodes MSRAGSGPGGPVSFADVAVYFSPEEWGRLRPAQRALYRDVMREIYGHLGALGFPGPKPALISWIEQEPEVWGPDARDPEEERETPRKDCTASEKQNKKKRWREGTEESIKEVLPTEVPHAFHQDDRSTLHQCISSLKRPYPCPECGRHFAFPSLLDSHLRVHSGEHPFVCAQCGAQFSQWKNLIQHQLIHTGEKPFLCPDYGHCFQQNASLAIHQRTHTGEKPYSCPDCGRCFAYPSLLMSHLRVHTGERPYICTHCGARFSQRNNLVQHQLLHTGEKPYSCPDCGRCFRQSGSLAIHRRAHTGDKPYPCSDCERRFAYPSLLVIHQRTHTGEKPYSCPDCGRCFAYPSLLVSHQHVHSGERPYPCVQCGARFARRENLVQHQLIHTGEKPYSCPDCGHCFRQSGSLAIHRRKHTGEKPYPCPECGVCFTYSSLLVSHRRIHSDERPFPCTECGKGFKRKYALEAHQWVHRSGTEKRQSGRAAVQPLHQASVNGVQEPPVYFRYYPDIFQECG